One stretch of Bradyrhizobium canariense DNA includes these proteins:
- the ilvC gene encoding ketol-acid reductoisomerase, translated as MRVYYDRDADLNLIKGKKVVIVGYGSQGHAHALNLKDSGVKEVAIALRKGSASAKKAEAAGFKVMEVAEAAKWADLVMMLTPDELQGDIYREHLHDNMKKGSALVFAHGLNVHFNLLDPRPDLDVLMIAPKGPGHTVRSEYQRGGGVPCLIAIAKDVSGNAHDLGLSYASAIGGGRAGIIETSFKEECETDLFGEQVVLCGGLVELIKGGFETLVEAGYAPEMAYFECLHEVKLIVDLIYEGGIANMNYSISNTAEYGEYVTGPRIVTDETKKEMKRVLNDIQSGKFARDWMLENKVNQTSFKATRAKLAAHPIEDVGAKLRDMMPWIKKGALVDKTKN; from the coding sequence ATGCGTGTTTATTACGATCGCGACGCCGACCTGAACCTGATCAAGGGCAAGAAGGTCGTCATCGTCGGCTATGGCAGCCAAGGCCACGCCCATGCGCTGAACCTGAAGGATTCCGGCGTCAAGGAAGTCGCCATCGCGCTGCGCAAGGGTTCGGCCTCCGCCAAGAAGGCGGAAGCCGCCGGCTTCAAGGTGATGGAAGTCGCCGAGGCCGCCAAATGGGCCGACCTCGTGATGATGCTCACCCCCGACGAATTGCAGGGCGATATCTACCGCGAGCATCTGCACGACAACATGAAGAAGGGCTCCGCGCTGGTGTTCGCCCACGGCCTCAACGTGCATTTCAACCTGCTCGATCCGCGTCCCGATCTTGACGTGCTGATGATCGCTCCGAAGGGCCCCGGCCACACCGTGCGTTCGGAATATCAGCGTGGCGGCGGCGTGCCCTGCCTGATCGCCATTGCCAAGGACGTTTCGGGCAACGCCCACGACCTCGGCCTCAGCTATGCGTCGGCGATCGGTGGCGGTCGTGCCGGCATCATCGAGACCTCGTTCAAGGAGGAATGCGAGACCGACCTGTTCGGCGAGCAGGTCGTGCTCTGCGGCGGCCTGGTCGAATTGATCAAGGGCGGCTTCGAGACCCTGGTGGAAGCCGGCTACGCCCCGGAGATGGCCTATTTCGAGTGCCTGCACGAGGTGAAGCTGATCGTCGACCTGATCTATGAAGGCGGCATCGCCAACATGAACTATTCGATCTCCAACACCGCCGAATATGGCGAATACGTCACCGGGCCGCGCATCGTCACCGACGAGACCAAGAAGGAGATGAAGCGCGTTCTCAACGACATCCAGTCCGGCAAGTTCGCGCGCGACTGGATGCTGGAGAACAAGGTCAACCAGACCTCGTTCAAGGCGACCCGCGCCAAGCTCGCCGCGCATCCGATCGAGGACGTCGGTGCCAAGCTCCGCGACATGATGCCGTGGATCAAGAAGGGCGCTTTGGTCGACAAGACCAAGAACTAG
- a CDS encoding LysE family translocator, translating into MSHSLLIAFVMFAVVMFFTPGPNNIMLLSSGLTYGFRPTLPHIAGITIGFAFMVGAVGLGLGTIFIAYPVLQTVLKYAGVAYLIYLAIAIAMSDPVKPDQDERRGPMTFWGAVLFQWINAKGWVMVIGTITAYAAIASFPWNIAMQVALSLFLGALSSLTWAMFGTSLRPVLTSPRAVRAFNIVMALLLLASLYPVFMDA; encoded by the coding sequence ATGTCGCATTCGCTCCTGATTGCCTTTGTCATGTTCGCCGTCGTGATGTTCTTCACGCCGGGGCCGAACAACATCATGCTGCTGTCGTCCGGGCTAACCTACGGCTTTCGTCCGACGCTGCCGCATATCGCGGGCATCACGATCGGGTTTGCCTTCATGGTCGGGGCCGTCGGCCTCGGCCTCGGAACCATCTTCATCGCCTATCCGGTGCTGCAGACCGTCCTGAAATACGCCGGCGTCGCCTATCTGATCTATCTCGCCATTGCGATCGCGATGTCGGATCCGGTCAAGCCCGATCAGGACGAGCGGCGCGGGCCGATGACGTTCTGGGGCGCGGTGCTGTTCCAGTGGATCAACGCCAAGGGGTGGGTCATGGTGATCGGCACCATCACGGCGTATGCCGCCATCGCGTCCTTCCCCTGGAACATCGCAATGCAGGTCGCGCTCAGCCTGTTTCTGGGCGCCTTGTCCTCGCTGACCTGGGCGATGTTCGGTACTTCGCTGCGGCCTGTGCTGACGTCCCCTCGCGCGGTACGGGCGTTCAACATCGTCATGGCGCTGCTGCTGCTTGCCTCGCTCTACCCCGTTTTCATGGACGCATGA
- a CDS encoding EamA family transporter: MKPADVGLAVLVAVIWGLAFVASRIALDEFSPALMTTLRFAIAALPCLFVRKPDISWPLLIAISLTLFLGQFLAQAYGIAHGVPVGLSSVIVQSQALFTIAFAAVAFGELPTRLQAAGVGVATVGLLMICGTVGYDFSVGAFAVLMICPVSFAIGNLLLRRAKGAPMFDLFAWLCLAAAVPLFPLTLIVDGPQPTWQALAHMSLTGLICMLALGGISTSIAYWLWGRLLRDYTAAQVVPFALLVPFVGSAASSVVFGEKFGPLRLAGMVTVVGGIAVMLLSKRPQASSEQALPKIA; encoded by the coding sequence ATGAAGCCAGCCGACGTCGGTCTTGCCGTCCTGGTGGCGGTGATCTGGGGCCTCGCCTTTGTCGCGAGCCGGATCGCGCTCGACGAGTTTTCGCCGGCGCTGATGACGACGCTGCGGTTTGCCATCGCGGCGTTGCCGTGCCTGTTCGTGCGCAAGCCTGATATCTCCTGGCCGCTTCTGATCGCGATCAGCTTGACCTTGTTTCTCGGCCAGTTCCTGGCGCAAGCCTATGGCATCGCGCATGGCGTTCCCGTCGGCCTTTCCAGCGTGATCGTGCAGAGCCAGGCGCTGTTCACGATCGCGTTCGCGGCGGTGGCGTTCGGCGAGTTGCCGACGCGATTACAGGCCGCGGGCGTCGGGGTCGCGACCGTGGGCTTGCTGATGATTTGCGGCACCGTCGGGTATGATTTCAGCGTCGGCGCGTTCGCCGTGCTGATGATCTGCCCAGTCAGTTTCGCGATCGGCAATCTGCTGCTGCGGCGGGCCAAGGGCGCGCCGATGTTCGATCTGTTCGCATGGCTGTGCCTTGCCGCCGCGGTGCCGCTATTCCCATTGACGCTGATTGTCGATGGTCCGCAACCCACCTGGCAGGCTCTGGCGCATATGTCGCTGACCGGCCTTATCTGCATGCTGGCGCTGGGTGGAATTTCCACCAGCATCGCCTACTGGCTGTGGGGCCGGCTGCTGCGCGATTACACCGCGGCGCAGGTGGTGCCGTTCGCGCTGCTGGTGCCGTTCGTCGGTTCCGCGGCATCGAGCGTCGTGTTCGGGGAAAAATTCGGGCCGTTGCGGCTGGCCGGGATGGTCACCGTGGTCGGCGGGATCGCGGTCATGCTGCTGTCGAAACGGCCGCAAGCCTCTTCCGAACAAGCTTTGCCGAAGATCGCATGA
- a CDS encoding class I SAM-dependent methyltransferase, which yields MLARDWYYNERGQIGLDSAVASIYDCDDDRDVRARAALTMLGVQRGWRVADIGCGNGVLACEAAQLGAEVDAIDISPAMLALADIQARDRKLAIRTQSAGLLSFAYEPNSYDLVASEFTLHHLPDFWKAVAMSRIYNALKPGACFFLRDIVFVSTPDGSDRDIGQWADFNIKNHGFARDSVVTHMRDEHSTFGWVIERMLTDVGFSLVSADYHAPLHGTYLLRKPKSGEQS from the coding sequence ATGCTGGCGCGCGACTGGTACTATAACGAGCGGGGACAGATCGGCCTCGATTCCGCTGTCGCTTCGATCTACGACTGCGATGACGACCGCGACGTCCGCGCCCGCGCGGCGCTGACCATGCTGGGGGTGCAGCGCGGCTGGCGGGTGGCCGATATCGGATGTGGCAACGGCGTGCTGGCGTGCGAAGCCGCGCAGCTCGGCGCCGAGGTCGACGCGATCGATATTTCGCCGGCCATGCTGGCGCTCGCGGACATCCAGGCCCGTGACCGCAAGCTCGCGATCCGCACCCAGTCGGCGGGGCTGTTGAGTTTTGCCTACGAGCCCAATTCGTATGATCTCGTCGCCAGCGAGTTCACGCTGCATCACCTGCCGGATTTCTGGAAGGCGGTGGCGATGTCGCGGATCTATAATGCGCTGAAGCCGGGCGCCTGCTTCTTCCTGCGCGATATCGTCTTCGTCAGCACGCCCGACGGTTCCGATCGCGACATCGGGCAGTGGGCGGATTTCAATATCAAGAACCACGGCTTCGCGCGCGACAGCGTCGTCACCCATATGCGCGACGAGCATTCGACCTTCGGCTGGGTGATCGAGCGTATGTTGACCGATGTCGGCTTCTCGCTGGTCTCCGCCGATTATCACGCGCCGCTGCACGGCACCTATCTGCTGCGCAAGCCGAAATCCGGCGAGCAGAGTTAG
- the ilvN gene encoding acetolactate synthase small subunit, whose product MNQPASAYFMEDRHDPTESHTLSVLVQNEPGVLARVIGLFSGRGYNIESLTVSETESQKHLSRITIVTTGTPMVIEQIKHQLDRMIPVYRVVDMTLTGRSIERELAMVKVRGGGDNRVEALRLADAFRARVIDATTESFVFEITGNSAKINQFIDLMRPLGLVEVSRTGVAAIGRGPEGM is encoded by the coding sequence ATGAACCAGCCCGCATCCGCCTATTTCATGGAAGACCGCCATGATCCGACCGAGTCGCACACGCTCTCGGTGCTCGTGCAGAACGAGCCGGGTGTGCTCGCGCGCGTGATCGGGCTGTTCTCTGGCCGCGGCTACAACATCGAAAGTCTCACCGTCTCCGAGACCGAGAGCCAGAAACACCTTTCCCGCATCACCATCGTGACGACGGGAACGCCGATGGTGATCGAGCAGATCAAGCATCAGCTCGACCGCATGATCCCGGTCTACCGTGTCGTCGACATGACGCTGACCGGCCGTTCGATCGAGCGCGAGCTGGCGATGGTCAAGGTGCGCGGCGGCGGCGACAATCGCGTCGAGGCGCTGCGGCTTGCGGACGCGTTCCGTGCCCGGGTGATCGACGCCACCACCGAAAGCTTCGTGTTCGAGATCACCGGCAATTCCGCCAAGATCAATCAATTCATCGACCTGATGCGTCCGCTCGGCCTTGTCGAAGTGTCACGCACCGGGGTTGCCGCAATCGGGCGCGGGCCCGAGGGGATGTGA
- a CDS encoding threonine dehydratase — MFDLGQLERAQEIVGHAMPPTPAHAWPLLSQRLGASLVVKHENHTPTGAFKVRGGLTYVDRLKRERPATVGLISATRGNHGQSLAFAAGRYGLPVTILVPRGNSVEKNRAMQAFGAVLVEHGDDFQAAREEAYRRAEASGLEVVPAFHPDLVLGVATYALELLRAAPDLGVVYVPIGQGSGICGCILARDLLGLKTEIVGVQSTLAPSYALSFAAGRVVTTETSNTLADGMATRIPDPDALSIIRKGASRIVQVTDDEIGAAIRAYWTDTHNLAEGAGAAALAAALQEKKKIRGQRVGLILSGGNIDFDLFRRWVGPEVAAPAEQRVPA; from the coding sequence ATGTTTGACCTCGGGCAATTGGAGCGAGCGCAGGAGATTGTCGGCCACGCGATGCCGCCGACCCCTGCGCATGCGTGGCCGTTGCTGTCGCAACGGCTCGGCGCTTCCCTGGTCGTCAAGCATGAAAACCACACGCCGACCGGCGCCTTCAAGGTGCGCGGCGGGCTGACCTATGTCGATCGCCTGAAACGCGAACGGCCCGCTACCGTCGGGCTGATCTCGGCGACACGCGGCAATCACGGCCAGAGTCTGGCGTTTGCGGCGGGCCGCTACGGTTTGCCGGTGACGATCCTGGTGCCGCGCGGAAATTCGGTCGAGAAAAATCGCGCCATGCAGGCGTTCGGCGCCGTTCTCGTCGAACATGGCGATGACTTTCAGGCGGCGCGCGAGGAAGCCTATCGCCGCGCCGAGGCGAGCGGGCTCGAGGTCGTGCCGGCGTTTCATCCCGATCTGGTTCTGGGCGTTGCGACCTATGCGCTTGAACTGTTGCGAGCCGCGCCGGACCTGGGTGTGGTCTATGTGCCGATCGGGCAGGGCTCCGGTATCTGCGGCTGCATTCTTGCCCGCGATCTGCTCGGATTGAAAACGGAGATCGTCGGCGTGCAGTCGACCCTGGCGCCGTCCTATGCGCTGTCGTTCGCGGCAGGCAGAGTGGTCACGACCGAAACCAGCAACACGCTGGCCGACGGCATGGCGACCCGCATTCCAGATCCCGATGCGCTCTCGATCATCCGCAAGGGCGCATCGCGCATCGTGCAGGTCACCGATGACGAAATCGGGGCCGCGATCCGCGCTTATTGGACCGATACGCATAACCTCGCGGAAGGCGCCGGCGCCGCGGCGCTTGCGGCCGCGCTGCAGGAAAAGAAAAAAATTCGGGGCCAGCGCGTCGGCCTGATCCTGAGCGGCGGCAATATCGATTTTGATCTGTTCCGCCGCTGGGTGGGGCCGGAAGTTGCGGCACCCGCCGAACAACGGGTGCCGGCGTGA
- a CDS encoding acetolactate synthase 3 large subunit, producing MSDKSHDPNQMTGAAMIVRALIDHGVKHLFGYPGGAVLPIYDEIFQQSEVEHILVRHEQGAGHAAEGYARSTGRPGVVLVTSGPGATNMVTPLTDALMDSIPLVCITGQVPTHLIGNDAFQECDTIGITRPCTKHNWLVRNVNDLARVLHEAFYVASTGRPGPVVVDVPKDVQFAVGTYHPPRKSDVHVSYTPRVKGDAAQIRKAVALLASAKRPVIYSGGGVINSGAEASKLLRELVEATGFPITSTLMGLGAYPASGKNWLGMLGMHGTYEANMAMHDCDAMLCVGARFDDRITGRTDAFSPGSKKIHIDIDPSSINKNIRVDIPIIGDAGNVLGDLLQVFKAEAKKPDIKPWWQEIAKWRARNSLSYKKNSDIILPQYAIQRLFELTRGKDTYITTEVGQHQMWAAQFFGFEEPHRWMTSGGLGTMGYGLPAAIGVQVAHPDSLVIDIAGDASVQMTMQEMSTAVQHELPVKIFILNNQYMGMVRQWQQLLHGNRLSHSYSEALPDFVKLAEAYGCVGIQAIKPGDLDGAIKEMISVKRPVLFDCRVAALENCFPMIPSGKAHNEMLLPVEANDEATAAAFAGGKALV from the coding sequence ATGAGTGACAAAAGCCACGATCCGAACCAGATGACCGGCGCAGCCATGATCGTGCGCGCGCTGATCGATCATGGCGTCAAGCACCTCTTCGGCTATCCCGGCGGCGCGGTGCTTCCGATCTATGACGAGATTTTCCAGCAGAGCGAGGTCGAGCACATTCTCGTCCGGCACGAGCAGGGCGCCGGCCATGCCGCCGAAGGCTATGCGCGCTCCACCGGCAGGCCGGGGGTGGTGCTGGTGACATCGGGTCCCGGCGCCACCAACATGGTGACGCCGCTGACCGACGCGCTGATGGATTCGATCCCGCTGGTGTGCATCACCGGCCAGGTGCCGACGCATCTGATCGGCAATGACGCGTTCCAGGAATGCGACACCATCGGCATCACGCGTCCCTGCACCAAGCACAATTGGCTGGTGCGCAACGTCAATGATCTGGCGCGGGTGCTGCACGAGGCATTCTATGTCGCGAGCACCGGCCGTCCGGGTCCGGTCGTGGTCGATGTCCCGAAGGACGTGCAGTTCGCGGTCGGCACCTATCATCCGCCGCGCAAGTCGGACGTGCATGTCTCCTACACGCCGCGCGTGAAGGGCGATGCGGCGCAGATCCGCAAGGCCGTGGCGTTGCTCGCTTCCGCCAAGCGTCCGGTGATCTACAGCGGTGGCGGCGTCATCAATTCCGGAGCCGAAGCTTCCAAGCTGTTGCGCGAGCTGGTCGAAGCGACCGGCTTCCCGATCACGTCGACCTTGATGGGGCTCGGCGCCTATCCGGCGTCGGGCAAGAACTGGCTCGGCATGCTCGGCATGCACGGCACCTACGAAGCCAATATGGCGATGCATGATTGCGACGCCATGCTGTGCGTCGGCGCGCGGTTCGACGACCGCATCACCGGGCGCACCGACGCGTTTTCGCCGGGCTCAAAGAAAATCCACATCGATATCGACCCGTCCTCGATCAACAAGAATATCCGCGTCGATATTCCGATCATCGGCGATGCCGGCAACGTGCTCGGCGATCTCCTGCAGGTGTTCAAGGCGGAGGCGAAGAAGCCCGACATCAAGCCATGGTGGCAGGAGATTGCGAAATGGCGCGCGCGCAATTCGCTGTCATACAAGAAGAACAGCGATATCATCCTGCCGCAATATGCGATCCAGCGGCTGTTCGAGTTGACCCGTGGGAAAGACACCTACATCACGACCGAAGTCGGTCAGCATCAGATGTGGGCGGCGCAGTTCTTCGGCTTCGAGGAGCCGCATCGCTGGATGACCTCGGGCGGCCTCGGCACCATGGGCTACGGCCTGCCGGCGGCGATCGGCGTCCAGGTCGCCCATCCCGACAGCCTCGTGATCGACATCGCCGGCGACGCATCGGTGCAGATGACCATGCAGGAGATGTCGACGGCCGTTCAGCACGAACTGCCGGTCAAGATCTTCATCCTCAACAACCAGTACATGGGCATGGTGCGGCAGTGGCAGCAGCTTCTGCACGGCAACCGGCTGTCGCACAGCTATTCCGAAGCGCTGCCGGATTTCGTCAAACTCGCCGAAGCCTATGGCTGCGTCGGTATCCAGGCGATCAAGCCCGGCGATCTCGACGGCGCGATCAAGGAGATGATCTCGGTCAAGCGCCCGGTGCTGTTCGATTGCCGGGTGGCGGCGCTGGAGAATTGCTTCCCGATGATCCCCTCCGGCAAAGCGCACAATGAAATGCTGTTGCCGGTCGAAGCCAATGACGAAGCTACCGCAGCCGCCTTCGCCGGCGGCAAGGCGCTGGTGTGA
- the miaA gene encoding tRNA (adenosine(37)-N6)-dimethylallyltransferase MiaA gives MNSPRAESQAVLIAGPTASGKSALALELAEKAGGVVINADSMQVYRDLRIITARPTREEEARVPHRLYGHVDAAVNFSAGSWVNDAATALAEARAQKHLPIFVGGSGLYFKALTRGLSAVPPIPAEIRDDVRARLERNGVEALHAELRERDPVSAERLKPRDRTRIARALEVVEATGRSLTDWHREGLPPLLPPGEFSAVFLAPERDALYARIDARFDAMLAAGALEEVAALGARHLDPLLPAMKAHGVPALIRHLDGEITRQEAAEVGRSDTRHYAKRQFTWFRHQLPEFEWVKPEEARGWLDIS, from the coding sequence ATGAATTCGCCTCGAGCGGAAAGCCAAGCCGTGCTTATCGCAGGGCCGACCGCCAGCGGCAAGTCGGCGCTGGCGCTCGAACTGGCTGAAAAAGCCGGCGGCGTCGTCATCAACGCCGATTCCATGCAGGTGTACCGCGACCTCCGCATCATCACCGCGCGGCCGACCCGGGAAGAAGAAGCGCGGGTACCGCATCGGCTCTATGGCCATGTCGATGCCGCGGTCAATTTCTCGGCGGGGAGCTGGGTGAATGACGCAGCCACGGCACTCGCCGAAGCGCGTGCGCAAAAGCACTTGCCGATTTTTGTCGGCGGCTCCGGCCTCTATTTCAAGGCGCTGACGCGCGGGCTATCGGCGGTGCCGCCTATACCTGCCGAGATCCGCGACGACGTGCGCGCGCGGCTGGAGCGGAACGGCGTCGAGGCGTTGCATGCCGAACTAAGAGAGCGCGATCCGGTATCCGCCGAACGCTTGAAGCCGCGTGACCGCACCCGGATTGCGCGCGCACTTGAAGTGGTCGAGGCGACCGGGCGCTCGCTGACCGATTGGCATCGCGAAGGCCTGCCGCCGCTGTTGCCGCCGGGCGAGTTCAGTGCGGTGTTTCTGGCGCCGGAGCGCGATGCGCTTTATGCGCGGATCGATGCGCGTTTCGACGCGATGCTGGCCGCCGGCGCGCTGGAAGAAGTTGCCGCGTTGGGCGCGCGGCATCTCGATCCGCTGCTGCCGGCGATGAAAGCCCATGGCGTGCCGGCGTTGATCCGGCACTTGGACGGAGAGATCACGCGGCAGGAGGCCGCCGAGGTCGGCCGCAGCGACACCCGCCACTACGCCAAGCGGCAATTCACCTGGTTCCGGCATCAACTGCCGGAGTTCGAATGGGTGAAGCCGGAGGAGGCGAGGGGGTGGCTGGATATTTCGTAG
- the serB gene encoding phosphoserine phosphatase SerB, with protein sequence MSLVATLICNPADPALDSTVIDGARAILPSAGPARWLFDEVAVDIPFTGSEDIGAITARLREAKGDLPIDIVVQSQMDRRKKLFLADMDSTMIGQECVDELADFAGLKARVAAITERAMRGEIAFEPALRERVALLKGLPVGVVDEVLKTRITLTPGGRELVATMRAHGAYTCLISGGFTLFTNAVASQIGFQENRANELKVEDGKLTGEVAEPILGRATKLATLIELRESFDLDNLDTLAVGDGANDLGMIEAAGLGVAYHAKPAVAAVAHVRIDHGDLTALLYMQGYRRDEFVAG encoded by the coding sequence ATGTCTCTCGTCGCCACGCTCATCTGCAACCCCGCCGATCCCGCGCTCGATAGCACGGTGATTGACGGTGCGCGCGCTATTCTTCCCTCGGCAGGCCCCGCGCGATGGCTGTTCGACGAAGTGGCCGTCGACATCCCCTTCACCGGCAGCGAGGACATCGGCGCCATCACCGCCCGGCTGCGCGAGGCGAAAGGCGACCTGCCGATCGATATCGTGGTGCAATCCCAAATGGACCGGCGCAAGAAGCTTTTCCTGGCCGACATGGATTCCACCATGATCGGCCAGGAATGCGTCGACGAGCTGGCTGACTTCGCCGGGCTGAAGGCGCGTGTCGCTGCCATCACCGAACGCGCGATGCGCGGCGAGATCGCGTTCGAGCCGGCATTGCGCGAGCGCGTTGCTTTACTGAAGGGCTTGCCGGTCGGCGTCGTCGACGAAGTGCTGAAAACGCGCATCACGCTGACGCCGGGCGGCCGCGAACTGGTTGCAACCATGCGCGCGCATGGCGCCTACACCTGCCTGATCTCGGGCGGCTTTACGTTGTTCACCAACGCCGTCGCGAGCCAGATCGGGTTTCAGGAAAACCGCGCCAATGAGCTTAAGGTCGAAGACGGCAAACTGACCGGCGAAGTCGCCGAGCCGATCCTGGGCCGCGCCACCAAGCTCGCCACGCTGATCGAACTGCGCGAATCCTTCGATCTCGACAACCTCGACACGCTCGCGGTCGGCGACGGCGCCAATGACCTCGGCATGATCGAGGCGGCGGGCTTAGGCGTCGCCTACCACGCCAAGCCGGCGGTCGCCGCCGTCGCCCATGTGCGGATCGACCACGGCGACCTCACCGCGCTGCTCTATATGCAGGGCTATCGGCGGGACGAGTTTGTGGCGGGATAG
- a CDS encoding DUF4160 domain-containing protein, translating into MPTVLRWGPYRAFFYSNERGEPPHIHVRSGDFEAKFWLHDLSVAVNAGFPAHEIGAIPLPEIAPRSPRRQMA; encoded by the coding sequence ATGCCAACTGTCCTGCGCTGGGGACCATACCGCGCTTTCTTTTATTCGAACGAGCGGGGCGAGCCGCCGCATATTCACGTTCGCTCCGGAGATTTCGAAGCCAAATTCTGGCTTCACGATCTGTCTGTCGCGGTCAACGCGGGATTTCCTGCCCACGAAATCGGCGCTATTCCGTTACCTGAGATCGCACCGCGATCTCCTCGAAGGCAAATGGCATAA
- a CDS encoding DUF2442 domain-containing protein yields the protein MEIDVGDIRPVSVAFTADELVVTLADGRKIATPLGWYPRLRDASVAARAHFELMPMGIHWPELDEDLGIAGMLRGRPAA from the coding sequence TTGGAAATTGATGTCGGCGATATCAGGCCGGTTTCGGTTGCCTTCACCGCCGATGAGTTGGTCGTGACATTGGCGGACGGTCGCAAGATTGCGACGCCGCTTGGGTGGTATCCGCGACTGCGGGACGCAAGCGTTGCCGCGCGAGCGCACTTTGAACTGATGCCGATGGGCATTCACTGGCCCGAGCTTGACGAAGATCTCGGCATTGCCGGGATGCTGCGGGGCCGGCCAGCGGCGTAA
- a CDS encoding Do family serine endopeptidase, with amino-acid sequence MTSAIPALSRRLRPLVAAICLGAVSVVMAEPAFARGPEGIADVAEKVIDAVVNISTSQTVEAKGGPLGGDNKSTMPKLPPGSPFEEFFDDFKNRHGGGDKGPDMAPHKTVSLGSGFIIDTAGIVVTNNHVIDGADEINVIMNDGSKFKADLVGVDKKTDLAVLKFAPSKPLTAVKFGDSDKLRLGEWVVAIGNPFSLGGTVTAGIVSAKNRDFASGPYDNYIQTDAAINRGNSGGPLFNLDGEVIGVNTLIISPTGGSIGIGFAVPSKTVAGVVDQLRQFGELRRGWLGVRIQQVTDEIAESLNIKPARGALIAGVDDKGPAKPAGIEPGDVVVKFDGKDIKEPKDLSRIVADTAVGKQVDVVVIRKGEEQTKQVTLGRLDDGDKPVQVANKTPEPAEKPVTQKTLGLDLAGLSKDLRSRYKVKDSVKGVIITNVDENTDAADKRLSPGEVIVEVAQEAVSNAADVKKRVDQFKKDGKKSILLLVANSDGELRFVALSLQ; translated from the coding sequence ATGACCAGTGCGATCCCAGCCTTGAGTCGTCGCCTGCGCCCGTTGGTGGCCGCGATCTGTCTCGGCGCCGTCAGTGTCGTCATGGCGGAGCCCGCTTTCGCGCGAGGCCCCGAGGGCATCGCCGATGTCGCCGAGAAGGTGATCGACGCGGTGGTCAACATCTCGACATCGCAGACCGTCGAAGCCAAGGGCGGTCCGTTGGGTGGTGACAACAAGAGCACGATGCCGAAATTGCCGCCGGGCTCGCCGTTCGAGGAGTTCTTCGACGATTTCAAGAACCGCCATGGCGGTGGCGATAAGGGCCCGGATATGGCGCCGCACAAAACCGTTTCGCTCGGTTCCGGCTTCATCATCGACACCGCGGGCATCGTCGTGACCAATAATCACGTCATCGACGGCGCGGACGAGATCAACGTGATCATGAACGACGGCAGCAAGTTCAAGGCTGATCTGGTCGGCGTCGACAAGAAGACCGACCTTGCGGTGCTGAAGTTCGCGCCGAGCAAGCCGCTGACCGCGGTGAAGTTCGGCGATTCCGACAAGCTGCGGCTTGGCGAATGGGTGGTCGCGATCGGCAATCCGTTCAGCCTCGGCGGCACGGTCACCGCGGGCATCGTCTCGGCGAAAAACCGCGACTTCGCCTCCGGCCCTTACGACAACTACATCCAGACCGACGCCGCCATCAACCGCGGCAATTCCGGCGGTCCGCTGTTCAACCTCGATGGTGAAGTGATCGGCGTCAACACGTTGATCATCTCGCCGACCGGCGGCTCGATCGGCATCGGCTTTGCGGTGCCCTCGAAGACCGTGGCGGGCGTGGTCGATCAGCTTCGGCAGTTCGGCGAGCTTCGCCGCGGCTGGCTCGGCGTCCGCATCCAGCAGGTTACCGACGAGATTGCCGAAAGCCTCAACATCAAGCCCGCGCGCGGGGCCCTGATCGCCGGCGTCGATGACAAGGGCCCGGCCAAGCCCGCAGGCATCGAGCCCGGCGATGTCGTCGTCAAGTTCGACGGCAAGGACATCAAGGAACCAAAGGATCTGTCGCGCATCGTGGCCGATACCGCGGTCGGCAAGCAGGTCGACGTCGTCGTCATCCGCAAGGGTGAGGAGCAAACCAAGCAGGTGACGCTCGGCCGTCTCGACGATGGCGACAAGCCGGTGCAGGTTGCAAACAAGACGCCGGAGCCTGCCGAAAAGCCGGTGACGCAAAAGACGCTCGGTCTCGATCTCGCCGGCCTCAGCAAGGATCTGCGCAGCCGCTACAAGGTCAAGGACAGCGTCAAGGGCGTCATCATCACCAATGTCGACGAGAATACGGACGCGGCAGACAAGCGCTTGAGCCCCGGCGAGGTCATCGTCGAGGTGGCGCAGGAAGCGGTGAGCAACGCCGCCGACGTCAAGAAGCGTGTCGATCAGTTTAAGAAGGACGGCAAGAAATCCATCCTGCTGCTGGTCGCCAACTCCGATGGTGAATTACGGTTCGTGGCGCTGAGCTTGCAGTAG
- a CDS encoding DUF2065 domain-containing protein, with protein MRSIAFADFLIGVGVLFVLEGLMFAASPAWMRRAMKSALATPDNILRIVGIGSAVVGLILIWIVRH; from the coding sequence ATGAGGTCCATAGCGTTCGCCGACTTCCTCATCGGTGTGGGTGTTCTGTTTGTACTGGAAGGCTTGATGTTCGCGGCAAGTCCGGCCTGGATGCGCCGGGCGATGAAGAGCGCGCTGGCGACGCCGGACAACATTCTGCGCATCGTCGGCATCGGATCGGCGGTGGTCGGCCTGATCCTGATCTGGATTGTCCGGCACTAA